In Salvelinus alpinus chromosome 30, SLU_Salpinus.1, whole genome shotgun sequence, a single genomic region encodes these proteins:
- the LOC139560051 gene encoding E3 ubiquitin-protein ligase TRIM63-like isoform X2 yields the protein MNISLGYPHSTKQDSTMDSLEKQLICPICLEMFTKPVVILPCQHNLCRKCAQDIFQASNPYLSTRGTTVSSGGRFRCPSCRHEVVLDRHGVYGLQRNLLVENIIDMYKQEQESSSSKPEPEPAKCDQPMCEEHEGEKINIYCVTCGVPTCSLCKVFGAHKDCDVAPLNTIFNKQKTELTDCIAMLVGNNDRIQGVMSQLDETCKTVEENGRRQKSKVCESFDHLYAVLEERKGDMTLKINAEQQEKLDYINGLMRKYREHLENMAKIVETGIQTMEESEMATFLQTAKPLLQNLIAGTNISHLDKVERGYDNMDHYTANFERERRVLLTIDFVKDVEEDEEFEDGEEEVELRRMTGATRTDVSPSAAGPSVVKANPPQPQQQIAPPPLPQRPIETLGVMATLANPQGPARATTPVQFPSLTPTPTATAQASPVHFPTPTTTPVQFPNTNLVNFPSAEPPTQMTSDTASSQQNTDDKDGTKHVFSFSWLNNQK from the exons ATGAATATATCTCTGGGGTATCCACATTCCACAAAGCAagacagcaccatggacagcttgGAGAAACAGCTAATTTGCCCCATCTGTTTGGAGATGTTTACCAAACCGGTGGTGATTCTCCCTTGTCAACACAACCTTTGTCGAAAATGTGCCCAAGATATTTTCCAG GCCTCAAACCCTTATCTATCGACCAGAGGAACCACGGTATCTTCAGGGGGACGTTTCCGCTGCCCGTCCTGCCGACATGAGGTGGTCCTGGACAGACATGGAGTCTATGGCCTGCAGAGGAACCTGCTGGTGGAGAATATCATTGACATGTACAAACAAGAACAGGAGTCCTCAAG cagcaagCCTGAGCCTGAGCCTGCCAAGTGTGACCAGCCCATGTGTGAGGAGCATGAGGGTGAGAAGATCAACATCTACTGTGTGACGTGTGGCGTGCCCACCTGCTCTCTCTGCAAGGTGTTCGGAGCCCACAAAGACTGTGATGTGGCCCCACTCAACACTATATTCAATAAGCAAAAG actgAGTTGACTGACTGTATAGCCATGCTAGTGGGAAACAACGACAGGATTCAAGGCGTCATGAGTCAACTGGATGAGACCTGTAAGACCGTTGAG GAGAATGGCAGGAGGCAGAAATCCAAAGTGTGTGAAAGTTTCGATCACCTTTATGCCGTCCTGGAGGAGCGGAAAGGAGACATGACCCTGAAGATCAACGCAGAGCAACAGGAGAAACTGGACTATATAAACGGCCTCATGAGGAAGTATAGAGAGCACCTGGAGAACATGGCAAAGATCGTGGAGACAGGGATACAGACAATGGAGGAGTCAGAGATGGCTACTTTCCTGCAG ACTGCAAAGCCTCTTCTACAAAA CCTCATTGCAGGCACTAacatctcccacctggacaaagtgGAGCGTGGCTATGACAACATGGATCACTACACAGCTAACTTTGAGCGGGAGAGGAGGGTACTGCTCACTATAGACTTTGTGAAAG ATGTTGAAGAAGATGAAGAATTTGAAGATGGAGAAGAGGAAGTAGAATTGAGGCGGATGACAGGGGCGACCCGTACAGATGTCTCCCCCTCTGCTGCAGGACCCTCTGTCGTTAAGGCCAACCCTCCACAGCCCCAGCAGCAGATAGCACCCCCACCCCTTCCTCAGAGACCTATTGAGACCCTAGGTGTCATGGCTACCCTGGCCAACCCACAGGGCCCCGCCCGTGCCACAACCCCAGTACAATTCCCATCCCTAACCCCAACACCAACTGCCACCGCACAGGCCAGCCCAGTCCACTTCCCAACCCCAACCACAACCCCTGTTCAGTTCCCAAACACAAATCTGGTTAACTTCCCATCAGCGGAGCCACCGACACAG ATGACTTCTGATACGGCATCAAGTCAGCAAAACACAGATGACAAAGATGGAACCAAACACGTCTTCTCCTTTTCTTGGCTGAACAACCAGAAGTAG
- the LOC139560051 gene encoding E3 ubiquitin-protein ligase TRIM63-like isoform X1 — translation MNISLGYPHSTKQDSTMDSLEKQLICPICLEMFTKPVVILPCQHNLCRKCAQDIFQASNPYLSTRGTTVSSGGRFRCPSCRHEVVLDRHGVYGLQRNLLVENIIDMYKQEQESSSKPEPEPAKCDQPMCEEHEGEKINIYCVTCGVPTCSLCKVFGAHKDCDVAPLNTIFNKQKTELTDCIAMLVGNNDRIQGVMSQLDETCKTVEENGRRQKSKVCESFDHLYAVLEERKGDMTLKINAEQQEKLDYINGLMRKYREHLENMAKIVETGIQTMEESEMATFLQTAKPLLQNLIAGTNISHLDKVERGYDNMDHYTANFERERRVLLTIDFVKDVEEDEEFEDGEEEVELRRMTGATRTDVSPSAAGPSVVKANPPQPQQQIAPPPLPQRPIETLGVMATLANPQGPARATTPVQFPSLTPTPTATAQASPVHFPTPTTTPVQFPNTNLVNFPSAEPPTQMTSDTASSQQNTDDKDGTKHVFSFSWLNNQK, via the exons ATGAATATATCTCTGGGGTATCCACATTCCACAAAGCAagacagcaccatggacagcttgGAGAAACAGCTAATTTGCCCCATCTGTTTGGAGATGTTTACCAAACCGGTGGTGATTCTCCCTTGTCAACACAACCTTTGTCGAAAATGTGCCCAAGATATTTTCCAG GCCTCAAACCCTTATCTATCGACCAGAGGAACCACGGTATCTTCAGGGGGACGTTTCCGCTGCCCGTCCTGCCGACATGAGGTGGTCCTGGACAGACATGGAGTCTATGGCCTGCAGAGGAACCTGCTGGTGGAGAATATCATTGACATGTACAAACAAGAACAGGAGTCCTCAAG caagCCTGAGCCTGAGCCTGCCAAGTGTGACCAGCCCATGTGTGAGGAGCATGAGGGTGAGAAGATCAACATCTACTGTGTGACGTGTGGCGTGCCCACCTGCTCTCTCTGCAAGGTGTTCGGAGCCCACAAAGACTGTGATGTGGCCCCACTCAACACTATATTCAATAAGCAAAAG actgAGTTGACTGACTGTATAGCCATGCTAGTGGGAAACAACGACAGGATTCAAGGCGTCATGAGTCAACTGGATGAGACCTGTAAGACCGTTGAG GAGAATGGCAGGAGGCAGAAATCCAAAGTGTGTGAAAGTTTCGATCACCTTTATGCCGTCCTGGAGGAGCGGAAAGGAGACATGACCCTGAAGATCAACGCAGAGCAACAGGAGAAACTGGACTATATAAACGGCCTCATGAGGAAGTATAGAGAGCACCTGGAGAACATGGCAAAGATCGTGGAGACAGGGATACAGACAATGGAGGAGTCAGAGATGGCTACTTTCCTGCAG ACTGCAAAGCCTCTTCTACAAAA CCTCATTGCAGGCACTAacatctcccacctggacaaagtgGAGCGTGGCTATGACAACATGGATCACTACACAGCTAACTTTGAGCGGGAGAGGAGGGTACTGCTCACTATAGACTTTGTGAAAG ATGTTGAAGAAGATGAAGAATTTGAAGATGGAGAAGAGGAAGTAGAATTGAGGCGGATGACAGGGGCGACCCGTACAGATGTCTCCCCCTCTGCTGCAGGACCCTCTGTCGTTAAGGCCAACCCTCCACAGCCCCAGCAGCAGATAGCACCCCCACCCCTTCCTCAGAGACCTATTGAGACCCTAGGTGTCATGGCTACCCTGGCCAACCCACAGGGCCCCGCCCGTGCCACAACCCCAGTACAATTCCCATCCCTAACCCCAACACCAACTGCCACCGCACAGGCCAGCCCAGTCCACTTCCCAACCCCAACCACAACCCCTGTTCAGTTCCCAAACACAAATCTGGTTAACTTCCCATCAGCGGAGCCACCGACACAG ATGACTTCTGATACGGCATCAAGTCAGCAAAACACAGATGACAAAGATGGAACCAAACACGTCTTCTCCTTTTCTTGGCTGAACAACCAGAAGTAG